The genomic region GGGCGCCGCCGCTGCGACCCCGGGCCGACACCGGCAACTACCGCGATCCCGGGTGAGTATCGGCTGGTCGGTGCTGCTGATGGCGATCTTCGCGCCGCTGGCCCGTCGCGCTCACCGTCGACGCACCACCGACTGAGCAGCGTGACCCAGAGAATGGTGCTCGAGGCGGACCGCGGGCGTTCGGGCCCGCGGCCGGTCATGGCGACCCCTTCTCAATGGGTGCTCGGCTGTCACCCCTGGTGCAGACTCCGCCGCCTCAGCGAGCATTTTTCGCGGCTCGCCCGGTTGCCGCGACCCGGGGGCCGCTCATGCGGCAGACTGCGGGTGCATCGAGACAGCATCCGTGACCGCAGGAGGGACGTCGATGAGCGACGAGCAAACCACAGCACCCGGAGCCGGTGATCACCGGACCGGGTCTCGCATCCCGGCCAGCCCGAGCACACCGCCGCCCGGCGGACCGGCAGACCCTGCCCAGCGCACCGTCACACCGGTGGCACACCCGACGGTGGTGCTGAACCCCAACCCGCCACTCCCGGAATGGCGTCGGATCGGCTGGGGCGACGTCGTCATCGGCATCGCCGGTGTCGTCACGCTCATCTCGACCTGGTTGTCCTGGGGCAGCAACGACTTCGGCACCACCCCCTCGGCGTGGGGTGCCGGCACCTGGCCGGCCGGCGTCCTCGGGTTCCTCGCCGCAGCGTTCCACCTGGCGCGGCTGCTGCCGCCGGCGGACAAGGCGGTGGGCGCCCTGCTGCCGTTGCTGCTGTGCACAGCAGCGGTCTGGATTCCGATCGCCACCATCCCCGGCAACGGAAATGCCTGGGGGATCTGGACCTGCTTGGTCGCAGGCCTCGTGCTCACCGGATTCCTGCTGGCGGCCGCGATGATCGACCCGGCGCTCCGCCGCGCCGACGACCCGGACGACCTGTTCAACTGATTGCAGACCAGCCGAGCGCGTGCGAACTCCGCGGCGCACACTGGACCGCATGAGTGATTTCAACCAACAGATCATCGACGAGTTCCGGGCGAACGACGGGAACGTCAGCACCGCCGGCTTCGGCGACCGACTCGTCCTCGTGCACCATTTCGGGGCGAAGTCCGGCACCGAACGCATTGCGCCATTGATGGCGATCCCGCAGCCGGACGGCTCCCGACTGATCGCCGCCTCCGCCGGCGGCGGTCCGAAGGACCCGGCCTGGTACCACAACCTGCTCACGCATCCCGATGTCACCATCGAGACGCCGCAGGGCACCGTCGACGCGCACGCCGCGGAGGTTCCGGGGCCGGAGCACGCCGACGCCTGGAAGCAGTTCACCGATGCCTCGCCCGGCTTCGCCGACTACGAGAAGAGCGCCGGCCGCACCATCCCGGTGATCCGGCTCAGCCCGCGCTGACCGCGGCGAGGTCAACCGGGGCGATCCGGGTCAGCCGGCGCTGACCCGCAGCGAAGTCAACCGAGCAATCAGGCTCCGCCGGCGCTGACCCGCAGCGGGGTCAACCGGCGCTGAACCGGGGCGAGGTCAACCAGCTCGAGCATGGGCCCAGTGTCGGAGAACGGCCACGCACCGAGCATTCGTGCAGGAGCGATCGCCGAAATCCGCATCGCGCGGCCATTCTCCGTCAGTCGATCCGGACCGTCAGCCGCCGGTGGTGGTCGCGCACTCGTGCCGACCGGACGGTACCTGCCCAATCGGCCCGAGCGCGTGCTGGGCCGCGCCTCTCGGCGCAATGACACCGAACGGACGCGCCGCGCACCGGAGCCGACCCGGGCCGTACCCGCCGAATCGGCACCAATGCGCGCTGGATCGATTGGTTCGGCGTACACAAGGCCGACCGAGTGGCGGCCCTCGACAGCCAGGTCAGGGCGCGCCGAGACCCAGCACCGCGGGCAGTTTCGGCGTCGTCCCGTGCACCTGCTCATCGACGAAGCCGAGCGTCACCTCGTACCAGACCTTCGCGTGCTGGGGGCTGAGCACCCAGTGGTTCTCGTCCGGGAAGTAGAGGAACCGGTGCTGGGTGCTGCCGTCCGCCGCCGCAGGCAGCCCGGACTTCGCCAGCAGCTCGTACCAGAGCCGCAGGCCCTCGCCGATCGGCACGCGATAGTCCTTGTCACCGTGGATCACCAGCATCGGGGTGACGATCTTGTCGACGTGCAGGTGCGGCGAGTTGTCGGCGGCCATCTGCGGCGTCATCTCGATCTCCCAGTAGGAGGAGATGTCGGTCGTGGGGCCGAACTGGTCGAGCGCCCACAACGACGCGTGGGTGACGATGCCCGCGAACCGGTCGGTGTGGCCGGCCACCCAATTGGCCAGGTAGCCGCCGAAGGAACCGCCCATCGCCACCGTGCGGTCGCCGGCGATGTCGTCGCGTTCCTCCACGACGTCGGTGATGCTCATCAGGTCGGTGAACGGCTCGCTCCCCCAGCGCCCCCACCCGCGCTGCACGAATTCCTGACCGTAGCCGGTGGACAGCGCCGGATCGGGGAGCAGGACGGCGTAGCCGCGGGCGATGAAGTTCCACGGGCACCAGCGCCAGGTCCAGGAGTTCCACGAGCCGAGCGGGCCGCCGTGGATCCAGAGGGCGAGCGGAGCCGGCTCGCTCGCGGAGGCTGAGTCCGGCAGGGCCATGAAGGCGCGCACCCGGCTACCGTCGGCCGCCGTGGTCTCGACCTCGGTGAGGGTGCCGGGCAGCACCGGTCGCTCGGCCGGGTTCTGCAGCCGCGTCACCTGTCCGGTCGCGACGTCGATCCGGACGACCTCCGGCGGGAAGGCATAGCTGCTGCGGACGGCGAAGATCGTGGTCCCGTCGGGATGGATGTGCGCAGCCGAGTACGCCGCTGCGTCGGAGGTCAGCGCGGTGACCTCGCCGGTGGCGACGTCGATGCGGAACAGCGGCGCGCGGCCGTTGTCGTCGGCGATGACGAGGATCGCCGACCCGTCGGGGAACCATGCGACCGGTGTCGGCCAGCGGTCCCAGTCGGTGGCCAGCGGGCGCAGTTCACCCCCGGTCACGTCGAGCAGGCCGAGCGTGGTGGCCGGGGCGGTCTCCGGGGTGGAGCGCCGTTCGACGGACACCACGACGGTGGCACCGTCCGGGCTGATCGGTCCGGCCGAATAGTCGAACTCACCGGGGCCGCTGTCGGCGTTCCTCGAGGACAGCAGGGTGGTGCGCTCGGCGGTCGCGACGTCGATCCGCACCAGGTCGAAGGCGGAGGTGCCCCTGGCCAGCGGAGTCATCACGGACGTCACGACGACGGTGCCGTCGGGTGACACCCGGGGTTCGGCATGCTGCAGCGCCACGCCGATCCCTGGGGTGAGGTCACGGCAGCCGTCCACGTCGAGCAGGTGCGGCTGGGCGGGGCCGAGGTCGTGGTCCCAGAATCGCACCGGGTAGCCGGTGTGCAGGATCGCCGCAACCTTGTTGTCCTTGCGCGCGGTCCGCAGCTCGGCGTCGAGCTTCTCCTGGTCGTCAGCACCATCCGCCCCGGGCAGCACACCGGCGCTCACCAGCACCGTCGAAGCCGTGCGGGCCGGATGGACGCCGTCGATGCCGCCCTTGCGGGACAGCAGGACCGAGGCCTCACCGCCGGCCGCCGGCAGCGTCCACAGCTGGGCAGGCGGTTCGTCGTCGGACTTGTCCGGGTCGGGGCGCGCGGAGACGAACAGCAGATCGCCGTCGGCGGTGAAGGCCGGCGACGATTCGCCCTTCGTGCTGCGCGTCAGCCGCTGGGCAGGGCGCCGGTCGCGAGCGTCGATCTCCCACACCGAATTGATCCACTTCGTGCTCTTCTCGTCGAGCAGTTGGACCGTGGTCACCAACCGCTCGCCGTCCGGGCTCATGGCCAGTCCACTCAACCGGGGCAGCGCGTTGTAGATGTCGAGATCATGGAACGGGGTCTGGAAGTCGGTCACAGCATCGATCCTGGCACTGATCTCCGACAAGCGCTCGCACCGGGGACCTCGTTCACCGCCACCACCGGGTCAGCCGGCCCGGCCAGTGGGCAACGCGGCGAGGACCCGGTCGACAGCGTCCGGATCGGTGAGCATCCGCGGAACATAGTTGTCGTCGATGGCGACGGCCACCGCCAGGAGCGCAGCACGGATCCTCGGCTCGGCGCGCCGCATCCGCTCGAACACCACCGAGGCCTCGACACCGTCGGCCGAATCCTCGGTGTCGCGATCCGTCACGAATGCCAGGCTCACCAGGCCGATGTTCAGCTCGGCGGCCAGCACGGCCTCCGGGTACTGACTCATGTTGACCAGGTCCGCTCCCGTCGAACGCAGCCAGCGGGACTCGGCGCGAGTGGCGAACCGCGGTCCCTCGATGACCGCCGTCGTGCACGGTGAATGCACCTGTTCACCCAGCCCACGCACCGTGTCGACGGCCAGCGCGACCAGCACGGGACAGTACGGATCGGCCGCCGGCAGGTGCGACACACCGGCGTCCGGCAGCGTGCCGTCGAAGAAGGAGTCGCGACGGTGCTTGGTGTGGTCGACGAGCTGATCCGGGACGGCGAAGGCGTCCGGCGCGATGCCGGAGTTCAGGCTGCCGACGGCAGCGGACCCGATCACGGCCCGCACCCCGAGCTTCGCCAACGCCCAGATGTTCGCCCGGTAGTTGATCGCGCCCGGAGGCAACGAATGCCCCGTGCCGTGGCGGGCCAGGAACGCGATCGGACGCCCGTCGAGGACGCCCAGCGTGATGGGTCCGGACGGCGGGCCGAACGGGGTCGGCACCTCGACCTCGCGGGCGGACTGCTCCGCCAGCAGGGCATACACGCCGGAGCCGCCGATCACGGCCATCCTCGGACGCCGGTCGTCGATCACGAGTGTCCCCTCGATGCTGGGGTGGTGCTGTGTGGCACGAGCTGGGCTGCCCCAGGGTGTTCGAGCAGCGCGAACCGTCGTCCGGACGGTACCGCCCAGCGGGAGGCGACGACCAGGCCGGAGTCCTGCGCGAGGGCGGGCAGCGCGGCGTCGCCCACTTCCGCCCACGGGAACGACAGACTCGGGCCCACCTCGTCGAGGAGCCTGGCTCGGAACCGCGCACTCCGGGAAGGATCGCGGTGGGTCTCGACCAGGATCGAACCCGCGGGCTCCACCAGGGACGAACACCGACGCAGCAGGCCGACCGGGTCTCCGCCGATGCCGATGTTCCCGTCGAACAGCACCACCGCGCCCCAATGACCGGCGCGCGGCACCCGGTCGAAGATCGAGCGGCGCAACACAATCGCACCCTTGCGCCGTGCGATCGCCAGCGAGTGCGCCGAGATGTCGACTCCCAGCGTCGGTCGCCCGAGGGACGCGCCCGCGCCCACGATCCGGCCCGGCCCGCACCCCACGTCGAGGATCGGGCCGCGGGTACGTTCCAGGGCATCGATGTCCACGGCGTCGGCATCCGCCAGGAACGCGGTGACGTCGATCGGTTGTGGCATCCGGGCATCGTCGACGGCGATCAGTTGGATGTTCCCGCCCGCCTGCCGCAGGGCCCGCTCGTAGGGACTCGCCGCGCCGTGTCCGAAGTACTCGACCGCCGCAGCGCCGGGGGCCGTCACCCGCTCGCACCCGGCCGGCATGACGGCACCACATCGACAGCATCCGGTCTGTTGCGCACACCTCGAACGCTAGAGACCGGAGAGAACGGAACCGGGGGGCGGTTCTTACGGAATGCCAACATGCTCGGTGGCCTCACCACCCAGTTCGAACCAGCGGCAGATCTCCACTGTGCTACTGCGTGGTCTTGCGAAACCCGATCGAGGCGTGCCCGCTCTGGCCCCTCTGGATGCCGATGTGGCAGCGGCGCTCGGGGCGCAGGATCCGGGAGCTCAGGGACAGACGGGACGCACCCAGGATCAGCCGGCGCATTCGGCGGGTCCGAGCCGCAATCATCTCGAGCCGATCGAGCGAGGTCTGTCGGATCTCGCGCGTGCGACGCCGTGGAATCCTCACCTGTCGACGCTGTTGGCGCTGTGCGACGCGTTGGGGATCTCGTTGAGCACCATGACGGTTGATGTCTTCGGTCCGCCGACGAACGTCGAGATCGACGTCAGCGACCTGACCTGATCGGATGCCCGCGCGAGGGCCCATGCCAGCCCAGACCGGACAGGACAGGATCTCGACTCCTTCGTCGCTCGGTCAGCGTGGGGTCGCCCGATCAGCGTGGGGTCGCCCGATCAGCGTGGGGTCGCCCGATCAGCGCAGGGCCGCCCGATCAGCGCAGGGCCGCCCGATCGGCGTGGGGCCGACCGACCACCGGAAACTCAGGTCGAGCCGACCCACTCGTCGGTGCCGTCGGCGAAGAGCTGGCGCTTCCAGACCGGCAACCGTTCCTTCACCAGGTCGACGAGCTCGCTGCAGGCGGCGAACGCCTCGCGGCGATGGGCCGAGGAGACGGCAGCTCCGAGCGCAACGTCACCGACCACCAGGGTCCCGATGCGGTGCTGCACCGCCACGCTGACGGCGGGGTACCGGGCGACGATCTCGGCGGCGACCTCGGCCACCACACTGTCGGCGGTCGGATGTGCGTGGTACTCCAGGGCGTCGACGGCGCGTGCCCGGTCGTGGTTGCGGACCACACCGGCGAACGTCACCAGGGCACCGGCTGTCGCCGCTCCCACCGCCACCGCCAACGCGTCGACATCGATCGGATCGGCGGACACCCCGGCGACGGCGACCCCGTTCACACGCCCCCACCGCTGCGGTGATCGCCGCCGGCGAGTTGGGACAGTGCATGCTCCAGGACCCCGTCCAGCACGGCGAGTCCGTCACGCACCCCGCCTGTCGAGCCAGGAAGGTTGACGACCAGCGCACTGCCGGCGACGCCGCACAAGCCCCGGGACAGCACGGCCGTGGGAACCCCGGCCTCGAGCCCGGATCGCCGGATGGCGTCGGCCAGGCCCGGGATCTCCCGGTCCAGCACCGGTGCCGTCTGCTCGGGGGTGGTGTCGGTCGGCGAGATCCCCGTCCCGCCCGAGGTGATCACCACCACCGACCCGACGACAGCTGCACGCAGGGCCTCCCCGACCGCGTCACCGTCGGCCACCACGATCGGATCGGCGACTGTGAATCCCTTGTCCTGCAACCAGTCCACGATCACCGGTCCGGTGCGATCGGAGTAGACACCGGTCGCGGCCCTGGTCGAGGAGATGATCACCGAGGCTGTGCGCTGCTCGCTCATCAACCCGCCGGCCTGGTCCAGATCCCGGTCTTGCCGCCGGTTTTCGTCTCCAGTCGCACGGCGTCCAGCACCGCGGCCGGATCGACCGCCTTGACCATGTCGTGCAACGTCAGCCCCGCAACGGCCACCGCCGTCAACGCTTCCATCTCCACCCCGGTGCGGCCGGTGGTGCGCACCGTCGCTGTGATCCGCACCTCGTCACCCACCGGGCGCAGGTCGATCAGCACGCCGGAGATCGGCAGTGGATGACACAGCGGGATCAGCTCGGAGGTCCGCTTCGCCGCCATGATGCCGGCGATCCTGGCGGTCGCCAGTGCATCACCCTTGGGCAGTCCGCCCGAGGAGATCAGCTGCACCACACCAGAAGTCGTCCGCAGGACGCCAGTGGCCACGGCCTCGCGATCGGTGAGGTCCTTGCCGGACACGTCCACCATCCGCGCGGCGCCCGCGTCGTCCGTGTGGGTCAGCGAGCCCGGTGAGGCCTCCGGCGCTGTCATCGCGGGATCATCAGTCAGTCGCCGGTACCGGCGGCAGCCATCAGCGCCGATTCCTTGGCGCCGCCGCCGTGGTGCACCCCGGCGGCACTCACGATCGCCCTGGCCACCGCGGGGGCGACCTTCTCGTCGAACACGCTGGGCACGATGTACGAGGCGTTGAGCTGATCGTCGGAGACGACATCGGCGAGCGCTTCCGCTGCGGCGAGCAGCATCTCGTCGGTGATCTGGTGCGCCTGCGCATCCAGCAACCCGCGGAAGACGCCGGGGAAGGCGAGCACGTTGTTGATCTGGTTCGGGTAGTCCGACCGACCGGTGGCCACCACGGCAGCGTGCTGTTGGGCCTCCATCGGATCGATCTCCGGATCCGGGTTGGCGAGGGCGAAGACGATCGCGTCGGAGTTCATCGTTGCGACATCCTTGCCGTGCAGGATGTTCGGGGCGGACACCCCGACGAACACATCGGCGCCGGCAACCGCGTCGGCCAACTTCCCGTGCAGATCACCCTTGTTGGTGACCTCGGCGATCTGGGCCATGTTCGGGTCCATGTCGGCCCGGTCGCGGGTGACGATCCCGCGGATGTCGTTGGCGATGATGTCGGCGGCACCGGACCGCAGCAGCAGCCGGATGATCGCACTACCGGCTGCGCCGACGCCGGACACCACGATCTTGCAGTCCTGGATCTTCTTGCCCACCACCCGCAATGCGTTGCGCAGCGCGGCCACCACGACGATCGCGGTGCCGTGCTGGTCGTCGTGGAAGACCGGGATGTCGAGCAGTTCCCGCAATCGCGCCTCGATCTCGAAGCACCGAGGCGCGGCGATGTCCTCGAGGTTGATCCCCGCGTAGACCGGCGCCAGCACCTGCACGGTGCGGATGATCTCCTCGGTGTCGGTGGTGTCCAGACAGACCGGCCAGGCGTCGACACCGGCAAACTTCTTGAACAGCGCGGCCTTTCCCTCCATCACCGGCAGCGCCGCGGCCGGACCGATGTTGCCGAGGCCGAGCACTGCGGTGCCGTCGGTCACGACCGCGATGGTGTTGCGCTTGATCGTCAACCGGCGGGCGTCGTCCGGGTTGGCGGCGATGGCCATGCAGATCCGCGCCACCCCGGGGGTGTAGGCCCGGGAGAGATCATCGCGGGTACGCAGCGGAACCTTGGAGTTGACCTCGATCTTGCCTCCGAGGTGTACCAGGAAGGTGCGATCGGAGACCTTGCGGACCTCGACCCCGGGGAGTTCGTTCACCGCGTCGGTGATGGCGTTCGCGTGGTCCTGCGACTGGGCGTTGGTGGAGAGGTCGACGACCATCTGCCCGGCCGTCGACTCGACGACGTCGAACCCGGTGATGACCCCGCCGGCCCTCCCGACGGCCATCGTCAGATCGCCTGCCGCCGTCGCCGACGGGGGCGCGGCGATCCGCATCGTGATCGAGTATCCGGGACCGGGTACAGCCATCGGGGGTACAACTCCTTCGCAGCCGTTCCGCCCCGCCGGCACGACCGGACGCCCGCACGAGCCTAGTCGGCCCGTCCGATTCGTCGCACCGCCGCCGACTGCGGGGAACCCGCGACCTCGGTCGTGCCGGGTTCGGCCCGCCGCCCCGTGGGTCTGACCGTCCCGCCCGCGCCCGGTCTGCCTGCCCAGCCGGGTCCGACCGTCCCAGCCGGGTTCAGTCGTCCTGGTCGGATCCGGGGGGCCGATCGACGTCGGCGCCGTCGGCGAGGTCGCCGCACTCGATCAACCGCACCCCGTTGGCCGTCAGATGGCGGGACCCGCCGGCGTCGGGTTCACTGCGCGCCAGGCTCTGTCGGAGCGCATCCAGATGGTCGCTCCCGATCAACACCGGGTGACCGGGCAGGCCTCCGTAGGCGGCTCTGATCAGTGCGCCGCGCGGCCGGGGTCCCGCCTCGGCAAGGAGTCGCTCCGACACCGCTGCGGTGACACCCGGCAGGTCGACGAGCATCACGAGTACCGCGTCGACGTCATCGGGGACGGCGC from Nakamurella sp. A5-74 harbors:
- a CDS encoding nitroreductase/quinone reductase family protein, whose protein sequence is MSDFNQQIIDEFRANDGNVSTAGFGDRLVLVHHFGAKSGTERIAPLMAIPQPDGSRLIAASAGGGPKDPAWYHNLLTHPDVTIETPQGTVDAHAAEVPGPEHADAWKQFTDASPGFADYEKSAGRTIPVIRLSPR
- a CDS encoding prolyl oligopeptidase family serine peptidase — its product is MTDFQTPFHDLDIYNALPRLSGLAMSPDGERLVTTVQLLDEKSTKWINSVWEIDARDRRPAQRLTRSTKGESSPAFTADGDLLFVSARPDPDKSDDEPPAQLWTLPAAGGEASVLLSRKGGIDGVHPARTASTVLVSAGVLPGADGADDQEKLDAELRTARKDNKVAAILHTGYPVRFWDHDLGPAQPHLLDVDGCRDLTPGIGVALQHAEPRVSPDGTVVVTSVMTPLARGTSAFDLVRIDVATAERTTLLSSRNADSGPGEFDYSAGPISPDGATVVVSVERRSTPETAPATTLGLLDVTGGELRPLATDWDRWPTPVAWFPDGSAILVIADDNGRAPLFRIDVATGEVTALTSDAAAYSAAHIHPDGTTIFAVRSSYAFPPEVVRIDVATGQVTRLQNPAERPVLPGTLTEVETTAADGSRVRAFMALPDSASASEPAPLALWIHGGPLGSWNSWTWRWCPWNFIARGYAVLLPDPALSTGYGQEFVQRGWGRWGSEPFTDLMSITDVVEERDDIAGDRTVAMGGSFGGYLANWVAGHTDRFAGIVTHASLWALDQFGPTTDISSYWEIEMTPQMAADNSPHLHVDKIVTPMLVIHGDKDYRVPIGEGLRLWYELLAKSGLPAAADGSTQHRFLYFPDENHWVLSPQHAKVWYEVTLGFVDEQVHGTTPKLPAVLGLGAP
- a CDS encoding MTAP family purine nucleoside phosphorylase, whose protein sequence is MIDDRRPRMAVIGGSGVYALLAEQSAREVEVPTPFGPPSGPITLGVLDGRPIAFLARHGTGHSLPPGAINYRANIWALAKLGVRAVIGSAAVGSLNSGIAPDAFAVPDQLVDHTKHRRDSFFDGTLPDAGVSHLPAADPYCPVLVALAVDTVRGLGEQVHSPCTTAVIEGPRFATRAESRWLRSTGADLVNMSQYPEAVLAAELNIGLVSLAFVTDRDTEDSADGVEASVVFERMRRAEPRIRAALLAVAVAIDDNYVPRMLTDPDAVDRVLAALPTGRAG
- a CDS encoding class I SAM-dependent methyltransferase; amino-acid sequence: MTAPGAAAVEYFGHGAASPYERALRQAGGNIQLIAVDDARMPQPIDVTAFLADADAVDIDALERTRGPILDVGCGPGRIVGAGASLGRPTLGVDISAHSLAIARRKGAIVLRRSIFDRVPRAGHWGAVVLFDGNIGIGGDPVGLLRRCSSLVEPAGSILVETHRDPSRSARFRARLLDEVGPSLSFPWAEVGDAALPALAQDSGLVVASRWAVPSGRRFALLEHPGAAQLVPHSTTPASRGHS
- a CDS encoding helix-turn-helix transcriptional regulator — encoded protein: MPALAPLDADVAAALGAQDPGAQGQTGRTQDQPAHSAGPSRNHLEPIERGLSDLARATPWNPHLSTLLALCDALGISLSTMTVDVFGPPTNVEIDVSDLT
- a CDS encoding molybdenum cofactor biosynthesis protein MoaE is translated as MNGVAVAGVSADPIDVDALAVAVGAATAGALVTFAGVVRNHDRARAVDALEYHAHPTADSVVAEVAAEIVARYPAVSVAVQHRIGTLVVGDVALGAAVSSAHRREAFAACSELVDLVKERLPVWKRQLFADGTDEWVGST
- a CDS encoding MogA/MoaB family molybdenum cofactor biosynthesis protein; amino-acid sequence: MIISSTRAATGVYSDRTGPVIVDWLQDKGFTVADPIVVADGDAVGEALRAAVVGSVVVITSGGTGISPTDTTPEQTAPVLDREIPGLADAIRRSGLEAGVPTAVLSRGLCGVAGSALVVNLPGSTGGVRDGLAVLDGVLEHALSQLAGGDHRSGGGV
- the moaC gene encoding cyclic pyranopterin monophosphate synthase MoaC, which codes for MTAPEASPGSLTHTDDAGAARMVDVSGKDLTDREAVATGVLRTTSGVVQLISSGGLPKGDALATARIAGIMAAKRTSELIPLCHPLPISGVLIDLRPVGDEVRITATVRTTGRTGVEMEALTAVAVAGLTLHDMVKAVDPAAVLDAVRLETKTGGKTGIWTRPAG
- a CDS encoding NAD-dependent malic enzyme; translation: MAVPGPGYSITMRIAAPPSATAAGDLTMAVGRAGGVITGFDVVESTAGQMVVDLSTNAQSQDHANAITDAVNELPGVEVRKVSDRTFLVHLGGKIEVNSKVPLRTRDDLSRAYTPGVARICMAIAANPDDARRLTIKRNTIAVVTDGTAVLGLGNIGPAAALPVMEGKAALFKKFAGVDAWPVCLDTTDTEEIIRTVQVLAPVYAGINLEDIAAPRCFEIEARLRELLDIPVFHDDQHGTAIVVVAALRNALRVVGKKIQDCKIVVSGVGAAGSAIIRLLLRSGAADIIANDIRGIVTRDRADMDPNMAQIAEVTNKGDLHGKLADAVAGADVFVGVSAPNILHGKDVATMNSDAIVFALANPDPEIDPMEAQQHAAVVATGRSDYPNQINNVLAFPGVFRGLLDAQAHQITDEMLLAAAEALADVVSDDQLNASYIVPSVFDEKVAPAVARAIVSAAGVHHGGGAKESALMAAAGTGD
- a CDS encoding NTP transferase domain-containing protein — protein: MLLAAGSGRRYGGPKALADTGSGPWVLHALDVLAACSTKIVVVGAAADAVTALVLGRSTIAVNPDHDAGMASSLRVGLGAVPDDVDAVLVMLVDLPGVTAAVSERLLAEAGPRPRGALIRAAYGGLPGHPVLIGSDHLDALRQSLARSEPDAGGSRHLTANGVRLIECGDLADGADVDRPPGSDQDD